Proteins from a genomic interval of Qipengyuania sp. JC766:
- the eda gene encoding bifunctional 4-hydroxy-2-oxoglutarate aldolase/2-dehydro-3-deoxy-phosphogluconate aldolase codes for MTRELTSMLQTAPVVPLVSADDPDVAIRTAEALRDGGLGVIEVVMRSDGAQAAMEAIAARVEGVVVGAGTVLTLDQAKSVSDSGAQFIVCPGLVDDIARHCLDTGMPIYPGTVTAGEVQRAYALGLREVKFFPASLSGGVPMLTALGSVFREMRFMPTGGISADNLADYLALDHVLACGGSWLTPGDAIASGDYARVTQLAREAVAIAQSARGS; via the coding sequence TTGACCCGCGAACTTACTTCCATGCTGCAGACTGCGCCCGTCGTGCCGCTGGTGTCCGCAGACGATCCGGACGTCGCGATCCGCACGGCAGAGGCGCTGCGCGACGGCGGGCTGGGTGTCATCGAGGTGGTGATGCGCAGCGACGGTGCGCAGGCGGCGATGGAAGCGATCGCGGCCCGGGTCGAAGGCGTCGTGGTCGGCGCGGGAACGGTGCTGACGCTGGACCAGGCGAAATCGGTCAGCGATTCCGGCGCGCAGTTCATCGTTTGTCCGGGCCTCGTGGACGACATCGCCCGACATTGCCTCGACACTGGAATGCCGATCTATCCCGGCACGGTCACGGCGGGCGAAGTCCAGCGGGCCTACGCGCTCGGCCTTCGGGAAGTGAAGTTCTTCCCCGCGAGCCTGTCCGGCGGTGTCCCGATGCTGACCGCGCTCGGTTCGGTCTTCAGGGAAATGCGCTTCATGCCGACGGGTGGCATTTCCGCGGACAACCTCGCGGATTATCTCGCGCTCGATCATGTGCTGGCCTGCGGCGGCAGCTGGCTGACGCCCGGAGATGCGATTGCGTCGGGCGATTACGCACGCGTCACGCAGCTGGCCCGGGAAGCGGTCGCCATCGCGCAGTCCGCGCGGGGCAGCTGA
- a CDS encoding DUF2061 domain-containing protein, whose product MAHSHASCFRITCYKTGSYAIMHFLVAITVAYVLTQDWRAALAIGMIEPLVQTVAFYFHDRAWSKHTGTTETTKSNAVELR is encoded by the coding sequence ATGGCACATTCGCACGCAAGCTGCTTCCGGATCACCTGCTACAAGACCGGCAGCTACGCGATCATGCATTTTCTGGTCGCGATAACAGTAGCTTACGTTCTCACGCAGGACTGGAGGGCCGCACTTGCCATCGGCATGATCGAACCGCTGGTCCAGACCGTCGCTTTCTATTTCCACGACCGGGCGTGGAGCAAGCACACGGGAACCACCGAGACGACCAAGTCCAACGCAGTCGAATTGCGCTGA
- a CDS encoding Crp/Fnr family transcriptional regulator, producing the protein MRNRFLDSLSALDLAAITPDMARMSCCAGEKLGSAGISDSHVFFPLSLVASFALPSRRCGIGMVGREGVIGWEAILGLAAPNFEARVLFDGGTMLAMSVSKLRNACFSRPTLSMSLLRFVQRHSLQLGCLANSGVSANIPQRVGAWLLMLHDRIDGDFIAITHSELADQLDIRRASVTEALHLLEGDGAVGCKRGQIFIRDRETLEIAADFAYHRRSSYRPRIKGSPHEKRGGRDCAAMLRRRLVE; encoded by the coding sequence TTGCGTAACAGGTTTCTGGACTCGCTCAGCGCTCTCGACCTCGCGGCGATTACACCCGACATGGCACGAATGTCATGCTGTGCAGGCGAGAAGCTGGGATCGGCCGGCATTTCCGACAGCCATGTGTTCTTCCCCCTCTCGCTCGTGGCCAGCTTTGCCCTTCCGTCGCGCAGATGCGGGATCGGCATGGTCGGGCGCGAGGGCGTCATCGGCTGGGAGGCGATACTCGGCCTTGCCGCTCCCAATTTCGAGGCGCGTGTCCTGTTCGATGGGGGTACGATGCTGGCCATGTCCGTATCCAAGCTTCGCAATGCCTGCTTTTCCCGGCCCACGCTGTCGATGAGCCTGCTGCGGTTCGTACAGCGGCACAGTCTTCAACTCGGTTGCCTTGCAAATTCGGGCGTGTCGGCGAACATTCCCCAGCGCGTGGGAGCATGGCTGCTCATGCTGCATGACCGGATCGACGGTGATTTTATTGCCATCACCCACAGCGAGCTCGCCGATCAACTGGACATCAGGCGCGCGAGCGTCACCGAGGCGCTTCACCTGCTGGAGGGTGATGGAGCCGTCGGCTGCAAGCGGGGGCAGATTTTCATCCGGGATCGCGAGACGCTGGAAATTGCCGCCGACTTCGCCTATCACCGCAGGAGTTCTTACCGGCCCCGGATAAAGGGATCGCCTCACGAAAAGCGTGGCGGGCGGGACTGCGCTGCAATGCTGCGACGTCGATTGGTCGAATGA
- a CDS encoding Crp/Fnr family transcriptional regulator: MAGGTALQCCDVDWSNEPIRSAKGEDTGILKSEEDVRDEIEDIKRRSLSRVAGFGNLSPGEIEALGDMAGPHRIVRRGLDIRAEHHKPTDLCLLVHGWAATAAFLPDGSRQLTSLRLPGDMMGLSALAMTRPIDSVIALTDVVVCDIAVNELVRIFENNPRLALILFLISQEERTLAMERLMLMGQARADARLAALFVRLHERNAQMFDDAPLTFYMPLTQREMGEMIGVSDVHINALIKDLRTCEIIEIGGRELNILDIDRLVERSGLSSWNRVKPDWLPIPSC, from the coding sequence GTGGCGGGCGGGACTGCGCTGCAATGCTGCGACGTCGATTGGTCGAATGAGCCAATCCGTTCCGCGAAAGGTGAGGATACTGGTATCTTAAAAAGCGAGGAAGACGTCCGCGACGAGATCGAGGACATCAAACGCCGTTCCCTGTCGCGCGTGGCGGGGTTCGGAAACCTGTCGCCGGGCGAGATCGAGGCCCTCGGCGATATGGCGGGGCCACACCGGATCGTGCGGCGCGGGTTGGACATCCGCGCAGAGCATCACAAACCGACCGATCTTTGCCTGCTTGTCCACGGATGGGCGGCGACGGCTGCCTTTCTTCCGGACGGGTCGCGTCAACTGACGTCGTTGAGATTGCCGGGTGACATGATGGGGCTGTCCGCTCTGGCCATGACCCGCCCGATCGATTCCGTGATCGCCCTTACGGATGTCGTCGTTTGCGACATCGCGGTGAATGAGCTCGTTCGCATCTTCGAGAACAATCCCCGGCTCGCGCTGATCCTGTTCCTGATTTCGCAGGAGGAAAGGACACTGGCGATGGAGAGGCTGATGCTGATGGGGCAGGCCCGAGCGGATGCGCGGCTGGCGGCGCTGTTCGTCCGTCTCCACGAACGCAACGCCCAGATGTTCGATGATGCCCCGCTCACTTTCTACATGCCACTGACCCAGCGCGAGATGGGCGAAATGATCGGCGTCAGCGACGTCCACATCAATGCGCTGATCAAGGATCTGAGGACGTGCGAGATCATCGAAATCGGGGGCCGGGAATTGAACATCCTCGATATCGATCGTCTGGTCGAACGGTCGGGTCTGTCGTCCTGGAATCGCGTGAAACCCGATTGGCTTCCCATCCCGTCGTGCTGA
- a CDS encoding ferritin-like domain-containing protein, which produces MKKNDTILEVLEACDARRADRRKFIKVAGQGTAVVGGAALLGGCFGDDDPIVGPAPTPTPTPTPTPPPAGITDADVLNFALNLEYLEAQFYSFAALGSGLPSTLLGGPGNRGSVTGGRQVNFQDPLVAQYAREIASDERAHVAFLRQAIGSTAVAQPAIDISAAPNGAFSVAARAAGLIGANQSFDPYASDENFLLGAYIFEDVGVTAYKGASPLITNKTFLEAAAGILAAEAYHAGLVRTVLFRKGIQTPALIDASEAISNARDSLDGSSDLDQGVRARNTPFGNGSNIVPADQNAIAYSRTTGQVLNIAYLNAMATDRGGFFPNGVNGSIRLSAG; this is translated from the coding sequence ATGAAAAAGAACGATACCATCCTCGAGGTGCTCGAAGCATGCGACGCCCGCCGCGCGGATCGCAGGAAGTTCATCAAGGTCGCAGGTCAGGGCACTGCCGTCGTCGGCGGAGCCGCGCTCCTGGGCGGCTGCTTCGGCGACGATGATCCGATTGTCGGACCCGCGCCGACGCCGACGCCCACGCCGACACCGACTCCGCCGCCCGCGGGCATCACGGACGCGGACGTCCTGAACTTCGCTCTCAACCTCGAATACCTCGAGGCGCAGTTCTATTCCTTCGCGGCGCTCGGCTCCGGCCTTCCCAGCACGCTGCTGGGCGGACCCGGCAATCGGGGCTCCGTGACAGGCGGACGACAGGTGAACTTCCAGGACCCGCTGGTGGCTCAGTACGCCCGCGAGATCGCCTCGGACGAGCGCGCCCATGTCGCCTTCCTGCGACAGGCGATCGGATCCACGGCGGTCGCGCAACCCGCAATCGATATCTCCGCCGCTCCGAACGGTGCGTTTTCCGTCGCCGCGCGCGCGGCGGGCCTGATCGGCGCCAACCAGAGCTTCGACCCATATGCCAGCGACGAGAATTTCCTGCTCGGCGCGTACATCTTCGAAGATGTCGGGGTGACGGCCTACAAGGGAGCCTCGCCGCTCATCACGAACAAGACGTTCCTGGAGGCAGCGGCCGGGATCCTGGCGGCGGAGGCCTATCACGCAGGGCTCGTTCGCACGGTGCTCTTCCGCAAGGGCATCCAGACTCCGGCGCTCATCGATGCGTCCGAAGCAATCTCGAACGCGCGGGACAGCCTCGATGGATCGTCCGACCTCGATCAGGGCGTCAGGGCGCGCAACACGCCGTTTGGCAATGGAAGCAATATCGTTCCGGCAGACCAGAATGCGATCGCCTACAGCCGGACCACCGGCCAGGTCCTCAACATCGCGTACCTGAACGCGATGGCGACCGACCGGGGCGGCTTCTTCCCCAATGGCGTCAACGGCTCGATCCGACTGAGCGCCGGCTAA
- a CDS encoding ferritin-like domain-containing protein, translating into MTDEYEVVDALEKREQRRVRRRDLFSGFAAASTAAGGFVLANQAGPVMAQSVSDADILNFALNLEYLEAQFYVQAATGMGLPENLLGGSGTRGQATGGRRVNFTDTAVAQYAREIAADEQAHVAFLRQALGSAVVAQPTIDIGTSPTGAFSTAARAAGLIGPGQSFDPYANDENFLLAAYIFEDVGVTAYKGASPLISNATFLEAAAGILAVEAYHASLVRTTLYAKGLQTPSLIDASIAISNARDSLDGQSDLDQGLTTSRMSGGVASNIAPLDENGIAFSRSAGQVLNIVYLNNMAVTGGGFFPNGVNGTLRMSASN; encoded by the coding sequence ATGACGGATGAGTATGAAGTAGTCGACGCGCTCGAAAAGCGGGAGCAGCGGCGCGTCAGGCGCCGCGACCTGTTCAGCGGTTTCGCCGCCGCATCCACGGCTGCGGGCGGTTTCGTCCTCGCCAACCAGGCCGGTCCGGTCATGGCGCAATCCGTTTCCGACGCAGACATCCTCAACTTCGCCCTCAACCTCGAATATCTCGAGGCCCAGTTCTACGTCCAGGCCGCAACCGGCATGGGCCTTCCCGAAAACCTGCTGGGCGGCTCAGGCACGCGCGGTCAGGCGACCGGCGGACGACGGGTCAACTTCACCGACACGGCCGTCGCGCAGTACGCCCGCGAAATCGCCGCGGACGAGCAGGCGCATGTCGCGTTCCTTCGCCAGGCACTGGGTTCGGCCGTCGTCGCGCAGCCGACCATCGACATCGGTACCAGCCCGACAGGCGCTTTCTCCACCGCCGCACGCGCGGCGGGACTTATCGGCCCCGGCCAGTCATTCGATCCGTACGCCAATGACGAGAATTTCCTGCTCGCAGCCTACATTTTCGAAGATGTGGGTGTCACGGCCTACAAGGGAGCGTCGCCCCTCATCAGCAACGCGACCTTCCTGGAAGCGGCCGCGGGCATCCTCGCCGTCGAAGCCTATCACGCCAGCCTCGTGCGCACGACACTGTATGCGAAGGGCCTCCAGACCCCTTCGCTGATCGATGCGAGCATCGCGATCTCGAACGCGCGCGACAGCCTCGACGGGCAGAGCGACCTCGATCAGGGCCTCACGACGTCGCGGATGAGCGGAGGCGTCGCCAGCAACATCGCGCCGCTGGACGAAAACGGAATCGCCTTCAGCCGGTCCGCCGGACAGGTGCTGAACATCGTCTATCTCAACAACATGGCGGTCACGGGCGGCGGCTTCTTCCCGAACGGCGTCAACGGAACCCTGCGCATGAGCGCGTCCAACTGA